The Gigantopelta aegis isolate Gae_Host chromosome 9, Gae_host_genome, whole genome shotgun sequence genomic sequence GTAACTAGTTATTAGCCTGTAGATAAATGTATGATCTTCTTATTGTAATATAAAGTTTACTAAATACTTTTGGCGGTAATTTATCATTATGGATCTCTAATAgagcacacacaaaaataattaaccGTGAAAGTGACATAAAAttcaaaacgaaaataaaatgtgattgctgtttaaaaaaccacacacacacacacacacacacacacacacacacacacacacacacacacacaaaaccctcGGATATCGTTGTTTTCAATTTTGCATATGAATGAGCTTTTTAAATCAACGATATTAATAAGCTTCCTTCGATCATTATATACCGTTATATACGACTCGCTATGTTCATTTAATAACACCATACACTTTTGTTATACCCATACAGGGCCGCCTACAAGTACTGGACACTCAAAACTTGAGCCACTGTATAGTCTCGATAAGATAGAGACCCATCTACCAGATAACGCGGTCTGTTTTATTGAAACGCCCGTTTGAAGCTGACCCTGAGGTCAATGAGTCTCGTTATTACAGAGCTTTGCCGCGTTCCTTTCTTACGACCCAAGTCAAAAATAGACGTACACACTGCATTGTAGGTGTGCATATTAATTCCATAATTTTCACCTGTTTTTGTACCTATGTCCacttaatgttcaagcacgctgtccttgtcatacacctcagctatccagGCTGTCAGACTAGGGCAGAAGTTAATGAgtacttgttagtggttggtcAGAAAGAGGTTGATGACGTAACCACAACGCTACTGATATCGGAAATATATCATGTgcataaatatacagaacttcacatacgttgtaatcgcttcctatttattgcacgagtttattttacgcaagagtttattttgcgcaagagtTTATTttacgcggtctcgtggtatgttctttcgcaaaataaacgagtgcaataaataggaagcgaaaacaacgtatgtgaagttctgtatttatcacataccttcttttatgttttacaaaaacggtttttaatttaacgtcataacaacactttgttaaatctatgatgaaaactcctttcatggatttacttaacgttaagaagcatactctgcggcagccttgtgtaatgtttcaaatacgatgtgacttCATTGGTAAATCATATATGaggtcagtaaataaaaggcactaactgcagtaaaaagaaaaagggaattccccatttaaaagttccgatCCAGATTGCACATGTGTGCGATACAGGgtaaatttattacacggtttcaaaaggcctttatcactatagtaagattgaataggtatgtaataaaaattatatttgacaaaaatacatgaaatatcctctatgtataaAACTGACACAAAAGCGTAATAATTACATCCCGTACCGTTTCAGACTTCACTCAaagttttgtgtatatatggttgtttgtttcttcttcttcttcttcttcttcttctgcgttcccAAGGCCATGCTCAGACTTCCAGTCCTGTTCTCACCAGGAAGTCTGCTGTCCGTCGAAGGGACGACGTCGGTCCCCAAAGTTTCTCTTTTAGGTCCACCGGATACGGCCAGGCTTCTTGTCTCAGGGTGCTATATGATGGACAGGACTGAAGAATGTGTTCAGGCGTTTGGGCATCAGTACCACAGGGATATTCATCAATGTGGGCAAGTCTGAGTCTATAGAGGTGGGAGAGCAGGCGACAGTGGCCAGTCCTCATTCTAAAGATGATTACTTGCTGTGTTCTGTCCAGTGACTCAAGGTTATCCTCTTTTTCCACTTCCATCCGTATCTTCCAGTTGGTGTTAAAGCGGTTCTTTATGATGGTTTTCACCTCCGAGTATGATGTGGGTTGAGATACCTGCTGACGTTTGCTTCCTGTTTTTGAGTGCCTGTCTGCTTCTTCATTGCCTGGCACGCCACAATGGGATGGTATCCATTGAAGGATTATGTCTGTTCTTTTTGGCATATCTTGAAGTTCCCTCCTGATATTCAACAGGATATGTTCGCCACAATGTGTCTGGAGGCTCTGTAGTAGAGATCTGCAGTCTGTAAGGAAAACGGTTTTGGGAGACAGTTTGTCTTGTAAGTTTAGTACTTTAGCTGCTTCAAGTAGTGCACATGCCTCAGCTCTGAAGTTGGTGGAGAGATATCCAGTTGCGATGGACTTCGATGTGAAGCTTCCATCAACATATCTGATAAAAACACCCCCTCCTCCATTTTTGACAGCATTTTCAGCAGAGCCATCTGTATAGACTTGGATCCAGGAATCTCTGTGGTAATCCCTGTCCAACACCTCGAGGGTAAGGGCTTTGAGTTCTGCCTCTGTGTGTTCCTCCTTGTTACCAACTCCTGGCAGGTCTATGATGGTGGTAAAGTCTTCAGTTTCCCAGTCTTCATAGTCCTGGAGTGGTTCGCCCTGTTGGTCTAGTGGTGGCAAGGATTCTGCATGTTGTCTCTGAAGTATTTTGGAGATGTGATTTATGCTCTGTCTCTTGAGTCTGTTCTTGGTAGGATCTCTCAGGCTTGTATGCAGTGGATGAGATTGCATTCTCTTGAGTTTTTTGCATTGTCGGAGTAGTTTTTCTTCCCACTTTTCTTCAAGTATATGTAATCTCGTCGTTTTTTCCATTGCAGAGATTGGAGTTGTTTTTAACCCACCTGTTATCAAACGGAGGCTGGCATTTAGGATTTTTGTCAATCTTGCTGTGTTGGTTTTTGCTGCTGTGATCCATGCTGTTGAAGCATACTCTAAATGTGGCCGAACAGCACCTGTATAGACTTGGGTGAGGATCTTTCGATTTGCCCCTCACTTTGTGCCTGCTAACTTCTTTATGATAGCCATTTTCTTGGTTGCCttattttccattttttaaCTTGTGGTATCCATGAAAGCCTTCTATCTAGTGTCACACCAAGGTAGGTTGGTGTATCTTGTTGGGGGATGTTTTCACCTTGGAGATAAAGGTTGTATTGTTCTTTCTTTGTTGAAAGGGAAAAACAGGTgacttgtgttttatttttgttgataGTGACCATCCACTCTTCTGCCCAGTCAGAGACAGTATTCATGGCATCCTGTATTCTGATGTTTGCCATGTTGATTTGTTCAGAGGATGTCCATATTGCCAGATCATCTGCATGGATAGCTTTTGAGATGTATATTGAGAGGTGGTCTACAATGTCATCTATGAAGATGATAAAGAGTGTTGGCGAGATGACCCCTCTCTGCGGGACTCCCTCTCTGAGTTTCACTAGATTGCTTGTGTGTCTTTCTAGTTTTACACTGGCCGTTCTCTGAAATAGGTAGCTTTTTATCCAGCCATGCATTCTTCCACAAATCATTTTTTTGAGAAGCTTTAAAAGCAGGCCATCCTTTCATACCTTGTCAAGCTAgagttttcttctttccctGGAATCCATTTTCGATCTCTTGGGTCAGGTAAGCTATTTGATCCTCTGTGCTACGATTTTTCTGAAACCTGATTGTGTCTGGTTGATAAGCCCATTTGTTTCAAGATGCAACTGAAGTCGCTTATTTACCATCCTTTCCATGGTCTTTCCGAGGCAGCTAAGGAGGCTAATGGGTCTGTAGCTGGTTttagagtgtttgttttttccctTTTTAAGGATGGGGATTATTATGGCTTCTTTCCAGGAGTGTGGAAACTCCCCAGTTTTCCAAGACTGGTTGAAGATCACCAATAGCTTCTGTTTGGCTATTTTGCCGAGATGTCCAATCATTTCATTTGATATCCCATCTTTACCTAGAgattttttgttctttagcCATCTGATCGAGTCTGTGAGTTCAGAAATTGAGAAGAGATCTGTCATATTagggttagttgtttgttcCCTGAGTTCTTGTTTGATGTTTTTTCTTACTTTTGCTGTTTTCTCTCTGGTGGGGTCGAGTACGCTATCATGTTTGAAGCTTTCTGCTAGCAAAGTGGCTGCCTTCTTGCCGGTGTAGGTCTGGTCATTTCCTTCCAAGATGGTTGCTTGTGACTTTGACTGGTTGTCCTCATTGAGTGTCTTCGTCAATTTCCAGAGTTTTGTGGTGTCATTTTCCATATTGAGTGAGCTGGTCTTCTCTTGCCAGGCTTTtcgtgtttcatttgtttttgcatCATCAAATGTGGCTCTTGCTTGGTTGTGGGCCCTTGTTGTTTCTGGGGTGGGATTTCTTTCTTGTTGCTCCCGTGCAGATGTCATGGAGCTTTTGGAGGCTGTTACTCCAGTAGTGTTTGTAGTTTTTTCTCCAGCCTCTTGGTATACCTCTTTTTGCTGCTTGAGATATGGCTTTTGTAAATCGGTCAACATTGTCATTGATGTCTCTTCTTTCCTGGATGTCTGCTTCTTGGCAGAGCTTGTCTGTGAGCTCTGTGAATATGTGCCAGTTGGCCTTTTTATAGTTCCAGCTTGGTCCATTGTTGTGATTTTTTTCTTGGTGCCGGCACATTGAGTGTGTAGACAGCAAGTCGATGATCACTCCCACATAACTGGTCCATTACCTGTCGATGGCAAACTTTGTGGATGTCATATGTGACTATGGCAATGTCTAGCGTGCTTGTTGTCTTCCAGGATCTTGAAAGTTAGGTTGGCTTGTCATTTGGCTTGTTGATCAGGATGAGATTGTTTTATATCATCCAGTCTTCTATTTGCTCGCCCCTATTATTGAGTTCAGTGTATCCCCAACTGGGTGAGTGCCCATTGAAATCTCCAACCAGACGTAGTCCTCTGTCCTTCAGTTGAAGGGTATGTAGACTTAGGTCTTTGTCTGGCGGGCTGTAGAAGTTGGTCACAATTAGCTCCATTTCTGGCAAGATGACCGTAACTGTTAGGAACTCTGTATCACCTTTTGATCTTGAGACTTCAACCGCTGGAATGTTATTTATAACCAGGGTAAGAATTACTCCTTTGTGGCGGTGTTCTTTGTTATGTCGGAATAGCTCGTACCCCCTGACAAAGAAGCGGTGAGTGTCTGTCAAGTGGGTTTCATGGATGCAGATGATGTCAACCTTTTCCCTTTTCAGGAAGTTCTGCAGTTCAGTCTTCTTGTTGCGGATGCCTTCAGCATTCCATTGTGCAATGATGAGTGGAGCATCTGGAGTTTTGGACTTTGGTCGACTATAGTCACTTTTGCTCCCATTTCCATCATTTGTAGAGTTTTTTCCACCAGTAGCTGTAGGTGGGCCCCTTCGAGGCTTGGGGCCCGGCACCGTCCCTGTCTGGCGGAGAGCAGGGTGAGCACCATATCTTCTGATATCTATTTGCATGGCCATAATGGGTGTGTGCGTATGTGCTCGGTTTTCTTCAAGGAGGTCCCCTTACTGTATACTACAGTCAGCACATTCCGTCTTCGAAGGAGTTCTTGACATTTTGCTTGCTGTTTGCTGAACGGGTCTGTCTCCCCGGGTGTTACATCTGAGTTTTCCTTCTCATAGACAGCTTGTCAACCAAGACTATTGAATGCTGTCTATCCGGGTTTATTTTcagagttttccttctcctagacAGGTTGTCTTTCGTGACTTACATCCTCTGTCCGAACGTACTAGTTTCCCATAGCTGGGGCTGgattggtgagtgccagagcgtATCCATACACCGATGGATCATGCACACTGCACCTCTGGGGCTCCAGCTGCTCcgagatcccccccccccccccagtctggCCTGGGTCTGCAAAGGCCCAGTTTCCGTGGTGTGCCAAGCTGTGTATGCATGGGACACTGGGGGAGTCTTGTCTGTGGAGAGGTTATGTACCGGAAGGGTGGGACTTATGTACATCTGCACACTTTTGCACCATGGCAGGTTATCCGGCTACAGCTGAAAGCGAGAGGTATATAAGCCAGTTACTTTTTACTATAGCACTAGACACATCACACAAACCTGTGGCTAAAGGCCACCACAccacatgtttgtttgtttgtctgtttgtttgggggtagggttggggttttttttatgtttcttttcttgggggggggggggggggggggggagttgggaGTGTTGGGTGGtcgattcgttttgtttttgtttttgtttgttgttttgtttgtttgtttgtttgtttatttatgttcgttttatgtttgtttgtttttgtgaggatgttgtgggggtgggggtggggatggcgGTGGGAATGttagttagtttttttgttatgtttttgttatagttcttttcttgggggggggagAGTTGGGGGTGTTGGGTGGTCgcttcgttttgtttttgtttctctgttgttgttttgtttgtttgtttgtttatttatgttcGTTTGTTTTTGTGAGGAtgttgtggggtgggggtggtcattttcgttttgggttttttcgggggggggggggggggttcttcttcttctttacgTTCAGAATATATTTGGTGATGGTGAGTGTTGATActttttgcattaaaaaaagagagaagtaaTACTAATAGATAGTGACAAATGCACGCGCAGGATAGGCACTGATACCGAATTTATGAACAGCGACGTGACAGGTGTATAAACAGAGCATGCAAAATGAGACAACTGACTGTGATGAGGACTCTGTCGGACGGGTCCCGTCATCGGCGGGGTGGTTCCCAACACCAGCACAATGGCTGCCCTGTCTCACCCCGTCACGCCAGATCCGACAAGATTACATTCCGAGAAGCCGCATTGCGTAGCGTCACCTCTGAACCTGCACGTGCTCATAAACAATCGGTTATTTAAATCACTTTGTTGTATTATGGCGGTAATTAACAAAGAACACAACCATAAGGTCAGCTGATCTGTGTTACCGTCatacaacttttaaaaaagagtttgttttgtttgacgacatcacgagaacacgttgatttatgaatcatcgggtattggatgtcaaacatttggtaatttagatatatagttttagagaggaaacccgcaacgtttttccattagtagcaaaggatcttttatatgcgaaTCAGAGCAGTAGATTCGAATTCTACCAACTgacatttatagtccgtccacggggaacgccttttttcttactatagaatttactacaagttatttatgtctgggcctattatattgtaacttgcacacaatcatagtgtatttttgttatttccaaaacacatttactgTTCTTTTTACATCagaccaaactaaaattatttacaaaaaaagatgtttaaagaatgatgggacggactatagtttattttttgtgctgatattatatccaccatctcacagacaggatagcacataccaaacgaggtgcactggctgaaacaagaaatattgCAATGGctccaccgacaaggatcgatcctaggttACGCCTCGCCTTTGCCGTAATTATAATACAATCGAACTGACTCGTGATTTATTCACCCTGACGTGAACCTTATGACGTTCAAAGTCAGTGCGCCATTAAAACTCTTATAATGCATTATGAGTTTTGAAATAACACGTTTTTCTCTCTCATCTAACAGCATTAGACAAAATATATGGCTTCCTTTGAATGCCAAGCATAAATTTCCCCCACACAATTATTTCTGCTAATTTAAACGTTTCGTGTTTAATGGATTCCAAATTTTTGACGAAGCCGGCATGCTGTTTTCTAAGAGACTACTTGGAGTGTTTTCCGCGAGCCCGTCACGATCGATCTGCCTTGTTCGCAGCAATTCTCTCCCCTCTCACACCAGACGTCGCTTCCCTCTGTCGAGCCATTCATCTTAATTATCGTCATTAGCGTTAATTGAATATCCTTTAATTCCCTCAGTCGACTCCGGGCATATAGTAAGTATATAATTCAATAACACATCTTCACAAGCGTATCACTCGGTTTTAAGGGTGGCGTGCCGCTCGGAAAATAGCTACGAGACAAAAATCGAATGATGAGTACACTGTTTCACTGCCTTTTCAAACGGGAGagactaaaattacatgttaaatagaGTAAGTGTTGagacacagacaggatagtacataccacatcctttattacaccagttgtggagcactggttacCGACCGTGCACCAAGCCCCTGCCCTCCCTGCCCCCTCTCCCttccccgtctcgtacgcttatggacaCTTCGTCCATACAAGCAccgatattttaaacaacaaaatatatttaatatgtaattccaGTCATCAAAAAGACCTGTTACGGCAACGCCACACAATACGAATGCTTCATCGAGAATAGATGAAATCGTAATTTTCTTCTGTTTCAAATCGGCTATTCTGGTGGCTATTCTCGAACGAGGCTCTCGTTTTAAGTTATTCCTTATCCGTTTCagattgtggggttttttttaaatatttaaatggaGCTAAGGTAGATTATTATTCTATTATAGGATTTAACTTTTTCTAAGCCGTTAGCATCTCCAGGACCATATGGTACAAAAGGTCTTGTAACAAGCGACCTATGCATATTCAAGTTGTGGATGAATAAATTTGCATTGTTATTTACAAGTTTAGCTTTACATTTTGCTTTCCATAGTACAAAAAGCATAgtaaaaatatatgtcaaatgttttgAATATGATGTCGGTCTAAGGTCTTCCATTATTATTGGTAAGGGTTGAATTTTGCCACTATGTCTTTTCTCTTTATGTTTGCGTCTctgaccgcccccccccccccccccccacccattgTCGATGTGACAGTAGCTAAGATATCAACTAATATCCATACTTTTTAAATGTGCCAGGGTGTCGTTAATTAAATAGGCTGCTTCTTTCGAAACTGAATAACTTGAGTTTCGTTAGCATTAATGGTCCATGTCCGTACAGTTCTACACAGGGTAAGACTTACAGGCACccagtttttgtgtgtgtgtgtggtttttttcgggggggggggggtcctaaGTGCAATTCACTCCTACCTTAATGTGAACACTAAACAAGACTCTAGACATTCCGATATGTATTATGTTGAAATAATGTGCTATGTTTCCGTTTTAAAATGATgtttcaataaaaatgtatttcaatttaGAAACATATTGCTGTTGTTATTTCATGCTAGACATGATACAAACTATTCTTTAAATACTATTGGTTTTCTCATCAGAACgatttcaggaaatatgtataattactgGAAATTTCAGGAATTACACATATTTCCTGAGTGAATCAGACATTACACATATTTCCAGAAATTTTCAGGAATTAGACATATTTCCTGATAATACATATttcctgtaacatatatatatatatatatatataacactgaAAAATCacctaatagggaaattcccactagccactgccagtaggagcactttataccaacactactacatgccgcccccccccccccccccccccccccccccccccccccacccccaagtgaagctacgtcccggagctgtgggccacgggcagttgaactgttacgggtcctgactgggttataattgtattcttgtgttaagaacacacgCAGTCCCTAcatcggctccaaatgtaacagataaaaatcaatctccactgaggggattcgaaccactggactctcgtatatatatatatatatatatatatatatatataagtagaTTTATGTACGTATTCACTCTTGAtaactgaaagaaaaacaagagtATTCCATGTAAAtgtctattttgttttaggCAGAGAGAAACTGAACTAAGTACCTTTAACACAACCCATTAGGCGTCTAAAGAATTCCATAATTACACTTCTTAACTACACTGTCTTAACGATGGCTTTAAATAGTCGTCTTACCGGTCGGGCTTGCCGTCACATACACTAGACTATCGCTTATAGGTAATGGAATTGTTCAGACTCCGGGGAGACACGGGCGCACCGAAAACCATCGAGGGAAGCCGCGGTAATGTAATAAAGTTGATTTTACTGTTCAACGACAGACCGGAGCTAGTAAGTTTGGAGCCGCGAGTGTGTAAGTATTAATAATTTACGTATGATTGGGACCGATCCGGGCTGCGATCTCGGGCTGACCGTCCACAAAGAATTGATTAGCGGTCAGACTCGGACCTCCAGTCTCCCCGATTCCTCATCTTGAACGTGGTCAAAGGCGGCAAATTGATGCGCGTTGTTCTCTCCACGACGGCTTTTGTCTGGTCGTAACgagaatattatattaaactgGTAGGCAGTCGTATTGTGTGgagtttattattgtttaaattagtaGCCTCGCAGACACTGTCTGAACGATGTGAGAGCTGTTAATCGTCAGTCTTTTAGTACAAAGACGCCATATAGCCTGGTAACAGTGACGGATTCAAGGGGGGTGTTTAGGGGGTTTAAATCGAAAACAAAATAGAGTAAACCCTcaccattttgtttgtttgtttgtttaattaacgacaccactagagcacattgatttattaatgtcaaacatttggtaatttaaacatacagtcttagagaggaaacccgctatatttttccattaataggaagggatcttttatatgcattatcgcacagacaggatagcatacaccatggcctttgatataccagtggtggcgcactggctggaacgagaaatagcccaatgggcccaccgacagggatcgatcccaaaccgatcgcgcttCAATCGAGCCCTTTATTACTGGTCTACGTCTCTCCCCAACCCTCACCATTATttatgcaaacacacacacacacacacacacacacacacagacagacactcAGAGACACaaacacgcgcacacacacgcacagagagagagagagagagagagagagagagagagagagagagagagagagagacagagaggaagagagacagGAGAAAAGAGAGGACAGAACAGagactctctcacacacatacacagagagacagagagagagagagagagagagagagagagagagagagagagagagagagacagagagagacagagagagacagagactcagagagagacacacactgGTTCCAGGAAGCAGCAATACCACAAATTAACAAAGAAGAGAAAGTACAAAAATACCAACActcgagcacacacacacacacacacacacacacacacacaccatgcaATAACGAAATGAAATGCATCGGGAAATGTTAGCAACTGCGGAGATGTGTGAGATAACAATTATGTAGTAAAGTATTAGTGTTCGATTGATGTGGTGGTTGTATGAATACGAGAAAATCATTTTGTAGACCGATATGTTCAAACGGTTCATTTAAACCCGTTCGATGAGCAACCTATCTTCCCCGGCATGTGTTGTTCCTCATCGTGGTGTTGGGGTCGCAACATTCTCATGTTTTTcaagagtggcgaatacagcaagCATACATTCGGTATCTCTTAGAAATTTCATAGGCTGGACGCAATGCAGTGGTAacgcgttcgcttgatgcgcggtcggtctaggatcgaaccacgtcggtggacccattgggctatttctcgttacagctaGTGTttcacaactggtttaacacaggcaatggtatgtactatcctgtctctgggatggtgcatataaaatatcccttgttgctaatcgaaaaaggagtagcccatgaagacttagtggcgacagcgggtttcctctctcaatatctgtgtggtccttaaccatatgtctgacgccatataaccgtaaataaaatgtgttgagtgcgtcgttaaataaaatatttccttccttccttcctcttagACATTTCAAAACTAGTTCTGTAAGCATTTGTGATAATGTtcttaaatattatgtttttcgTTTGGTGTTGATAATTAGGTGCTTTGTTTACTACACACAGATCCATACACTGTTTTCATGGTCCGACCACAGCGTTTATTTTTGTCTTGGaagattttattttagtatgttGTGTTGATCGTTCGCAACATTTTGTCTTGGTAATTTGATTCAGTATTGGTTTGTTTATGACAACTCTATGCACTGTCTTCATGATCCGTAACAGCGTTTATTGTTGTCTTTTGGGAgactgtaatttgtttttattcttattttttagaaaaaataatgttaatatgcTTCTCTGTTTCTTTCACAGATGTGACTCGTTCATTGCAGTCTAcactattttcattaatcattttAGAATTTTACGTTTATGTCGATCATCATATACCTATGtagggtttctaccagagggtaaaacgggtatggcgccatacccaaatgttttggcagatttatttttaagttaaccttttgacaaatttaatgactcttatcattactgtatgattttcttaaccctaacgcTAAACGTAACCTTTTTTGTGCTGAAAGAATGCATTCTGGGTCAAGTGGTTATACTCACTGGAAAGCTATTGAAGGTAGCTATCCGACGATACAATAATCGTGGCTATAACGTAACTGAACATAGAGAAAATAGCTATTAAACATCTGTACGAATGAAAAAGTAAGATGTAAAATGAGTGGGGGTACCCAGCTAAAAGAGGCTACAATTTTGTTTCCTAGTTGACACGATCATCAGGCAGATCCTAAATCTGGAGGGTTTCAGCTACACAAAAATACTACTCGTATAAATTCCCCTTCCAGGTGACACCCAACCCTATCTACACCCAGActatttgtttgacacccaatagctgatgtgtttgggggttttttgtgtgttttttgtggtggattttgttg encodes the following:
- the LOC121381710 gene encoding uncharacterized protein LOC121381710, with the protein product MEKTTRLHILEEKWEEKLLRQCKKLKRMQSHPLHTSLRDPTKNRLKRQSINHISKILQRQHAESLPPLDQQGEPLQDYEDWETEDFTTIIDLPGVGNKEEHTEAELKALTLEVLDRDYHRDSWIQVYTDGSAENAVKNGGGGVFIRYVDGSFTSKSIATGYLSTNFRAEACALLEAAKVLNLQDKLSPKTVFLTDCRSLLQSLQTHCGEHILLNIRRELQDMPKRTDIILQWIPSHCGVPGNEEADRHSKTGSKRQQVSQPTSYSEVKTIIKNRFNTNWKIRMEVEKEDNLESLDRTQQVIIFRMRTGHCRLLSHLYRLRLAHIDEYPCGTDAQTPEHILQSCPSYSTLRQEAWPYPVDLKEKLWGPTSSLRRTADFLVRTGLEV